tgtcttttaagagccttgtaagcagaggaagtgttggtgatgctgctagataatattgacgtCCCATGActgggcaaattctctggttcggcatcgGTCAGATCcggagggtgccggactagagaagttcaacctgtataagaaTTCAGGAGTCTAATTTATAGGCACCCATTATTGACAGTGTTGGCTCTCTTGTCTTAACAGATCTTGTTGCTTGGTCAAACAAAAACCTTTCAACAGATTTTTATTTGTCTGCTTTCTTAGGCCAAATTCACAGAAGACTGCAAGTTCAGGGAGAGGTTTCAAGAAAACAGCTATAACACATATGCCTCGGCAGTTTACAGGACTGAAAAGACTGGGAGAGAATGGTACGTAGCTTTGAACAAGAGGGGCAAAGCCAAAAGAGGCTGTAGTCCCCGGGTGAAACCCCAGCACATCTCCACCCATTTCCTTCCAAGGTTCAAACAGGCTGAGCAGCCAGAACTGTCTTTCACCGTCACTGTCCCCGAAAAGAAAAAGTCACCTGCCTCCACCCCAGCAAAACCAAAGGTTTCATTGTCTGTGCCTCGGAAGAACCCCAACACTGTTAAATACAGACTGAAGTTTCGCTTTGGATAGCTGTTAAACTGATTGCGACAGAGGAACACTTTtctcaggagctgctgctgcgtGTGTGTGAGCCCTTGGCTTACAATGGAAGACAGAGCCTCTACTGCACTTAGCCGCATTAGGAGGTCAAACAGGGAGATACTCATTTGTTTCAGTTTGACCCCAGCCAAATTGCTTTTTGATGGTCAAGAGTGTTAACTGAACTGGAATTCTTCATCTAGCCCCAGGGAGGAAAGCAATGGTTCAGTTCAAATGAACATAAAGGCTTTTGTTTTTTGCCTTAAATGTATTCTCATTTTCCTACTCTCCAAAGCATTGAGATTATACTGTACATTTTGAGACAAGTATGATGGATCCGTTACATTTTTGCTTTCCAAAGAATACACTTTTGTGTCAATACAATATTTTATGACTTTTTATTTTGGGTTGTCGGAAGCAACAAAAAGGTACCTCGACATTGAACATATTTTCTTACTTTCACTGTTTTAACTAATGACACTTTTTACAATCATTTTCATATGAGACATTTGTTCAGCGTCAACACATAATTTATAACCATTTTTCCTCTGCATTTCCtctttttgctgctctttttACTTCTTACTGTACCTCAAACTTGTATATCCAAgtctgcctttttttaaaagtttgattCCCCTCCTCTTAGAACTCAACGCTTTAAGAAAAACTGTGCATTGTAATTTATGTCatgatttttttggttttggaaggattttattttatttaagacTGCGGATGTGTTTCAAGTTTATGGAGGGGAATGCTACATTTGTTGACCCTGattccagtcccccccccccccccctactctTTCTTGAACAGCTGGAAGAATAAGTCTTATTCTGTCCATCAAACTATCATTTCGAAGTCTGTGTTTAAAATACCTCTGTCATGACCCTGTGGCATTCCTGCTATTATAGGTCCACAGGGAGGGAGCTGCTTTTCAGGGGAAACCAAGAGAGGCAAGAGCCATTCCATAGGTGTATCAGATAACAGCCATCAATGTCATGCCCTATTATCAAATTCTGTCATCATTCTACTCAGCAAGTAAAACCCTCTCCTGAGACTCCAATTCCAAAGGTAAATGGTTCCTGTGAGTGCATCTGCCTCTTGTAACAAAATGATGGGATGTGGATTGAAAGGTGGTCACATGCTACAGGAATCAGTCCTATTCCGAGAATGCGTAAGTTGTTGTTGGCATCCAACCAGTGGGCCAAATGGGGTGCACGGGTGTAACTAAAAGCAGAATTAAGTTCTTTGGGTCAGATCCTAAGCTGGAATAAATCAACCTTgttcccatggacttcaatggagctacactgatttactcCAACTGAGCATTTGACTTGTTGTCTCTCCAAATGGAACATAGTTCTGCAAATGTTTTAACTCATATGATTTatgcaatttatttatttaattgatTAATATACACTTCACACTGAAACATGTTTTATTTCATCTTAAATATGGTAATGTGGCAATAAACAATGTTAAGAGCTACTTGAACTTTTGAAAGTATTTTTTCCTGGTATTGTAGAGTGGTATACcttataattttaaataattattcattTATGTTTTTTCTAGTAATTAATTAtgcatataaaataattttgtaataCACATAGGTCTAGCTGTGTTGTATATGTGCAAAAAATAGTAGAGTTTAAACTGACCACCAATTAAGCCTTAATAGATTGGCTTGTATTAGTAGATCCAAACTCTCATATTAATTGAACTAACATTTTAGTTGCCTATCAGTAATTACAAAGCCATGTGCTACATTCAGATATTTTACCAAATAACCAATACTCATACAAAACATTATTTCCATTAAAAGCTTGGCTTTTCTTCCATCCTTGTTCTGAATGAGTCTGAGGCCTTTTTCCAAATATTTCATTTCATACAGCATAAATATAACCACACTACGTAGTTGTCTTTATTTTTAAGAATGAGACTAACAAGATTTTTGCATACATGCATACACTATACATACCACAAGAGATGGTGCTGCCACAATAAAGTAAAACTGTGTTTAATTTTAATACA
Above is a window of Pelodiscus sinensis isolate JC-2024 chromosome 5, ASM4963464v1, whole genome shotgun sequence DNA encoding:
- the FGF5 gene encoding fibroblast growth factor 5 isoform X3 gives rise to the protein MSKKGKLHSSAKFTEDCKFRERFQENSYNTYASAVYRTEKTGREWYVALNKRGKAKRGCSPRVKPQHISTHFLPRFKQAEQPELSFTVTVPEKKKSPASTPAKPKVSLSVPRKNPNTVKYRLKFRFG